A genomic region of Alistipes megaguti contains the following coding sequences:
- a CDS encoding HlyD family secretion protein produces the protein MGDWSKKRDELRKQRHRNIVLNVVCILLAGSGLWVTADYFRRHKNYVVTNDASIDQYVAPINIRVAGYIREVRFTEHQFVHKGDTLLVLDDREYRIRVKEAEAALLDAHGTQEVIHSGIETSRTNVAVQDANIAEAKAKLWQTEQDFQRFERLMRDESVPGQQYEQAKASYDAAQARYQALVAQKEAAVSQYSEASKRTVSAEANILRCEADLDMARLNLSYTALTAPYDGYIGRRTLEPGQFVQAGQTISYMVRNQDKYITANYKETQIAHIFIGQEVIVKVDAFPGRTFRGRVTAISEATGSKYSLVPTDNSAGNFVKVQQRIPVRIDLVDISQEEMGQLRAGMMVETEAVRR, from the coding sequence ATGGGAGACTGGAGTAAGAAACGCGACGAGCTTCGCAAGCAACGCCACCGCAACATCGTGTTGAACGTCGTCTGCATCCTGCTGGCAGGATCGGGACTGTGGGTAACGGCCGACTATTTCCGGCGCCACAAGAACTACGTGGTGACGAACGACGCCTCGATCGACCAGTACGTGGCGCCGATCAACATCCGCGTGGCGGGCTACATCCGCGAGGTGCGCTTCACCGAGCACCAGTTCGTCCACAAGGGCGACACGCTGCTGGTGCTCGACGACCGCGAATACCGCATCCGGGTCAAGGAGGCCGAGGCGGCGCTGCTCGACGCCCACGGCACGCAGGAGGTGATCCATTCGGGGATCGAGACGTCGCGGACGAACGTCGCGGTGCAGGATGCGAACATCGCCGAGGCGAAGGCCAAACTCTGGCAGACGGAGCAGGACTTCCAGCGTTTCGAACGGCTGATGCGCGATGAATCGGTCCCGGGCCAGCAGTACGAACAGGCCAAGGCGTCGTACGACGCGGCGCAGGCCCGCTACCAGGCGCTCGTGGCGCAGAAGGAGGCGGCCGTCTCGCAGTACTCCGAGGCGAGCAAGCGCACGGTCAGCGCCGAGGCCAACATTCTGCGCTGCGAGGCCGACCTCGACATGGCGCGGCTCAATCTGAGCTACACGGCCCTCACGGCCCCCTACGACGGCTACATCGGACGCCGTACGCTCGAACCGGGCCAGTTCGTGCAGGCCGGGCAGACGATCTCCTACATGGTGCGCAACCAGGACAAGTACATCACGGCCAACTACAAGGAGACGCAGATCGCCCATATCTTCATCGGACAGGAGGTGATCGTCAAGGTCGATGCCTTTCCGGGCCGCACGTTCCGGGGCCGCGTCACGGCGATCTCCGAGGCCACGGGATCGAAATACTCGCTCGTGCCGACCGACAACTCGGCCGGCAACTTCGTCAAGGTGCAGCAGCGCATCCCGGTGCGCATCGACCTGGTTGACATTTCGCAGGAGGAGATGGGCCAGCTGCGTGCCGGCATGATGGTCGAAACCGAAGCCGTGCGCCGATGA
- a CDS encoding IS4 family transposase, with protein MNKGKTIFAQIMSLINEYEFKKCVDRYKGDRHAIKFNCRDQFMVMSFAQFTDRAGLRDIETTLNLCGDLYRSGIKAIPRSTLAEANEKKDWRIYQDFAMTLVKEATMLYKDEKLRIGLEEMIYAFDSSTIELCLKLCPWAEFHHGKGAFKIHTLMDLRGSIPTFVMLTPGKVNDARMMDKIPVEAGAFYLMDRGYVAFEKLYKHFQQKGACFVTRAKDNMSYEVIESRPVNKDSGVLSDETIRLAGYYSTRKYPDTLRLVVYEDFETGRSYRFLTNNFAIDDPLTIAELYHERWQIELFIKWIKQHLHIRTFYGTSKNAVYTQIWIAICDYLLLIIAKKRYGLDPSLHSISNSIGQVLFQRADIREIYNQPTTPVCVPEAGSVEQPTLW; from the coding sequence ATGAACAAAGGAAAAACAATCTTCGCTCAGATTATGTCTCTCATTAACGAATACGAGTTCAAGAAATGTGTCGACCGCTACAAAGGAGACCGGCATGCTATCAAATTCAATTGTCGTGACCAGTTCATGGTGATGAGTTTTGCACAGTTCACTGACAGAGCTGGTTTGAGAGATATAGAGACTACACTTAACCTCTGCGGCGACCTCTATCGCTCCGGAATCAAGGCAATACCTCGATCCACGCTTGCGGAGGCCAACGAGAAGAAGGATTGGCGTATATATCAAGACTTTGCGATGACTTTGGTAAAGGAAGCCACGATGCTTTACAAGGATGAAAAGCTGCGAATTGGTCTTGAGGAGATGATATATGCGTTTGACAGCAGTACCATTGAACTGTGTCTTAAGTTGTGTCCATGGGCCGAGTTTCATCATGGTAAGGGCGCGTTCAAGATACATACACTGATGGATCTGCGAGGCTCGATTCCCACATTTGTCATGCTCACGCCAGGCAAGGTTAACGATGCCAGGATGATGGACAAGATTCCTGTTGAAGCAGGTGCTTTCTACCTGATGGATAGGGGATATGTTGCCTTTGAGAAACTTTACAAGCATTTCCAGCAAAAGGGCGCCTGCTTTGTTACACGCGCCAAGGATAATATGTCTTATGAGGTTATTGAGTCCAGACCTGTCAACAAAGACTCGGGCGTTCTTTCGGATGAGACTATCAGACTTGCTGGATATTACTCTACCAGAAAGTATCCAGACACATTGAGACTTGTTGTATATGAAGACTTTGAGACTGGAAGATCATATCGATTTCTGACCAACAACTTTGCGATTGACGATCCGCTGACTATTGCGGAACTCTACCATGAACGCTGGCAGATAGAACTGTTCATCAAATGGATCAAGCAGCATCTTCACATCAGGACTTTCTACGGCACTTCCAAGAACGCCGTGTACACGCAGATATGGATAGCCATTTGTGACTATCTGCTGCTCATCATTGCGAAGAAGCGATACGGGTTGGATCCAAGTCTTCATTCTATCTCTAACTCAATCGGACAAGTCCTCTTCCAGAGGGCGGATATCCGTGAAATTTATAATCAGCCGACAACTCCCGTTTGTGTTCCGGAGGCGGGTTCTGTCGAGCAACCTACTTTATGGTAA
- a CDS encoding IS5 family transposase produces the protein MIKNTNNSPSLFSNLSDMLNQSHPLYQLADKIDWGKFETAFQPLYCQDNGRPGKPIRLMCGLLILKHLRNLSDESLVEQWSENAYYQYFCGMQEFTPSAPCASSELVHFRKRIGEKGIELIFQESIRVNNDDDDGRHHDTAFIDSTVQEKNITYPTDAKLHKKIVKKVLGIVKKLGLPLRQSYTFVLKKIYRDQRFRNHPKNREKALRADRRLRTIAGRLVRELKRNLKENHDYDKLLRLFETVLSQRRNSRKKIYSIHEPDVQCISKGKEHKKYEFGNKVSIIRSATGIILGAISFRNEYDGHTIESSLAQVERLTGRKIKVLAGDRGYRGRKEINGTKIMIPDVPKKSDRRYQKLKKHKLFCKRAGIEPTIGHLKSDYRLGRNFYKGVVGDAVNVLLAAAAYNFKRAMKALWCMLHKICEILWKNDISQKWAF, from the coding sequence ATGATTAAAAATACGAATAACAGTCCTTCTTTATTCAGCAACCTATCAGACATGCTGAACCAATCGCACCCGCTTTACCAATTGGCAGACAAAATAGATTGGGGAAAATTTGAAACGGCTTTTCAACCTTTGTATTGTCAGGATAACGGCCGTCCCGGCAAGCCAATCCGTTTAATGTGCGGTTTGCTTATCCTGAAACACCTTCGTAACCTGTCGGATGAGTCTTTGGTAGAGCAATGGAGCGAAAACGCTTATTATCAGTATTTCTGTGGCATGCAGGAGTTTACCCCGTCTGCCCCTTGTGCGTCTTCAGAACTGGTTCATTTCCGCAAACGTATCGGTGAAAAGGGAATTGAACTCATTTTCCAGGAAAGTATCCGTGTGAATAACGACGATGATGATGGCCGTCATCATGATACGGCTTTTATTGATTCCACAGTTCAGGAAAAGAACATCACTTACCCCACGGATGCAAAGTTGCATAAGAAGATCGTGAAGAAAGTTCTTGGCATTGTAAAAAAGCTGGGACTTCCCCTGCGCCAAAGCTACACCTTTGTGCTGAAGAAGATCTATCGTGACCAGCGTTTCCGGAACCATCCCAAAAACAGGGAAAAAGCTCTCAGGGCGGACAGGCGTTTACGTACAATAGCCGGAAGACTTGTCAGGGAACTGAAGCGTAATCTTAAAGAGAATCACGACTATGATAAATTGCTCAGACTCTTTGAAACCGTTCTGTCCCAAAGGCGGAACAGCCGGAAAAAGATTTATTCCATCCATGAGCCGGACGTGCAATGTATCAGCAAGGGTAAAGAACATAAAAAATATGAATTCGGCAACAAGGTGTCCATCATACGTTCTGCCACAGGAATTATTCTTGGAGCCATATCCTTTCGCAATGAATATGACGGTCATACCATCGAGTCTTCCTTGGCGCAGGTAGAACGGTTAACCGGAAGGAAGATTAAAGTGCTGGCTGGTGATAGAGGATACAGAGGCAGGAAGGAAATTAACGGGACGAAGATTATGATTCCCGATGTTCCCAAGAAATCAGACAGACGTTATCAGAAGCTGAAAAAACATAAACTTTTCTGCAAGCGTGCAGGTATAGAACCAACAATAGGTCACTTAAAGTCAGATTACCGATTGGGCCGCAACTTTTATAAAGGTGTGGTCGGGGATGCTGTGAACGTGCTACTGGCGGCAGCAGCCTATAACTTCAAAAGAGCCATGAAAGCTCTTTGGTGCATGCTTCATAAAATCTGCGAGATACTGTGGAAAAACGATATCTCGCAAAAATGGGCTTTTTAA
- a CDS encoding RNA polymerase sigma factor, with translation MSEAEIWSRFRSGDQDAFADVYNLYVDDLYRYGMKMVDGNRDLVIDAIHDVFVKLYELNASSTVVLNPRFYLLKVLRGQILDNLRKERGLKRADISRIPFTVEYRLSNEEFSSAEQQAEMFERYRQVVSAMTERQKEAIYLHYSLGLSYDEVAALMDMNVQSVRNLIHRSVERIRKMLKLSTFLFFFNIV, from the coding sequence ATGAGTGAAGCCGAGATTTGGTCGAGATTCAGATCGGGAGATCAGGACGCCTTCGCCGACGTATACAATCTGTATGTCGACGACCTCTATCGCTATGGCATGAAAATGGTCGACGGAAATCGCGATCTGGTAATCGATGCCATACACGACGTATTCGTCAAACTCTATGAACTGAATGCCTCCTCGACCGTCGTGCTCAATCCCCGGTTCTATCTGCTGAAGGTCCTCCGGGGCCAAATCCTCGACAATCTCCGCAAGGAGCGGGGCCTCAAACGGGCCGACATCTCCCGCATCCCCTTCACGGTCGAATACCGCCTCTCGAACGAAGAGTTCTCAAGCGCCGAACAACAGGCCGAAATGTTCGAACGATACCGGCAGGTCGTCTCCGCCATGACCGAACGCCAGAAAGAGGCCATCTACCTCCACTACTCGCTCGGCCTCTCCTACGACGAGGTCGCCGCACTGATGGACATGAACGTCCAGTCGGTGCGGAATCTCATCCACCGAAGCGTCGAACGAATCCGCAAAATGCTCAAGCTCTCCACCTTTTTGTTTTTTTTCAACATAGTGTGA
- a CDS encoding FecR family protein: MNKDLDLLDSIFTRIESIEQELDNQTRKMLWERIARDTLQSNHARSLTPHASRRRRLFTAVSAAAAVLILCLAGYFSFHTEPDSPINYDSVAQYFPHEIENIQLVLPDRIVEIRKNPSVVYEPGCVIADGVKYPIAQSDEIHQFIVPFGKTADVQLADGSKVRVNAGSKLIYKSGMGGTRRQVYVNGEVFLDVFHDENRPFTVKTNRLDVRVLGTEFDVRAYDDEEVQSVVLVSGSVSVSADLLDQRYRISPEQCFSYNTSNCDISIRQVPVENYIAWMDGLMILDNSPLKEVFRQINRYYNVEIVYDSSLENVRISGKLDIRSSVEDTLETIGLVAGTQYRFEEGKYCISAR, translated from the coding sequence ATGAACAAAGACCTGGACCTGCTGGATTCCATCTTCACCCGTATCGAATCCATCGAACAAGAGCTTGACAACCAAACCCGGAAAATGCTCTGGGAACGGATCGCCCGCGATACCCTCCAAAGCAACCACGCTCGGAGCCTTACGCCACACGCCTCGCGCAGACGCCGCCTGTTCACCGCCGTCTCGGCTGCAGCCGCCGTGCTGATCCTCTGCCTGGCCGGATACTTCTCCTTCCACACCGAACCCGACTCCCCAATCAACTACGACTCCGTGGCGCAATACTTTCCCCACGAAATCGAAAACATCCAACTCGTGCTCCCCGACCGGATCGTCGAAATCCGCAAAAACCCGTCGGTCGTCTATGAGCCGGGGTGCGTCATCGCCGACGGTGTAAAATACCCCATCGCCCAATCCGACGAAATCCACCAGTTCATCGTCCCCTTCGGCAAGACCGCCGACGTGCAGCTCGCCGACGGATCGAAGGTCCGCGTCAATGCCGGCAGCAAACTGATCTACAAATCCGGAATGGGCGGCACACGACGGCAGGTCTACGTCAACGGCGAAGTCTTCCTGGATGTCTTCCACGACGAAAACCGCCCCTTCACCGTCAAGACCAACCGTCTGGATGTCCGTGTCCTGGGAACCGAATTCGACGTGCGGGCCTACGACGACGAAGAGGTGCAGTCGGTGGTCCTGGTCTCGGGATCGGTCTCCGTGAGCGCCGACCTGCTCGACCAGCGGTACCGCATCTCCCCCGAACAGTGCTTCTCCTACAACACCTCCAACTGCGACATCAGCATCCGTCAGGTCCCCGTCGAAAACTACATCGCCTGGATGGACGGCCTGATGATCCTCGACAACTCCCCCCTGAAGGAGGTATTCCGCCAGATCAACCGCTACTACAACGTCGAAATCGTCTACGACAGTTCGCTGGAAAACGTCCGCATCAGCGGAAAACTCGATATCCGAAGCTCGGTCGAGGACACGCTCGAAACCATCGGCCTGGTCGCCGGCACCCAATACCGCTTCGAAGAGGGCAAGTACTGCATCTCAGCCAGATAG
- a CDS encoding TonB-dependent receptor — protein MIHKRTVRQLLALSVFLVVSVVSAHAQGLSLELRNTSLKEALTTIEKESGYIFLYNAKSVDLNQQVSCSVRHASLDEVMKSILPAGLTYEVKNRQVVIYGVADERGTPTDVKRVAERREATISGRVTDHAGEPLVGVSIVEKGTYNGTVSDADGGFTLQLENAANAVLTFSYLGFNPLEYSVGAQTSGITIVLEEDTVMLNDVVVIGYGKQRKESVTAAISTIAMDDLVQTPQANISNMLVGRMPGLIATQRSGAPGEDFSDLYIRGVSTFTDNSSPLIMVDGVERSNFNGIDPNEIESLSILKDASATAVYGVKGANGVILITTKKGTIGAPKISYSCNFAIQQSTKLPSYLNSAQYATLYNEAGENDARVTGSEYIPRFTDKDIELYANGFDPILHPNTDWIGSFIKNISTRTQHNVNISGGIEKVQYFISGSYYDQTGIYKNTKIDSDHDVNPRDTRYNFRSNFDFQITRDFTAQLQLAAQIETVVSPSGGNSSIWEAISFANPLSSPGLVDGKIVKIENGVGSVNPWQVLLSNGYRKMSSNNLNSSLRLDYDLSHLVTKGLSVHGRVAYDSYYYSSRRYSKSFPYYLASRDVEDPDYIHLVPQSEESVWSVSNSWSKNRKVYLEAGIDYDRTFGDHKVTALLLYNQSKYWSPSLAYYVPNAYQGLVGRLTYEYDSRYLFEFDMGYNGTENFAKGKRFGFFPAVSAGWILSEEPWIPDNDILTYMKIRASYGEVGNDQIGGERFLYLPSSYGPADDTAVNRYNFGISTNPNSSLAIIENKIGNPDLTWERAQKTNVGIDFNMFKNKLSVQFDWFYEYRDNILANRSTSPVIIGANLPAYNLGSMKNTGYEADVTWRDRIGKVNYWARFNWSFARNTVLYKDEVEKEFPYQMETGRRYGQFYGLIFDGYYNTWEEINALDRPVSAWNGNNLQPGDCRYVDVNKDGKIDNYDMVPVGYSNIPEIIYGISFGVSWKGIDFSALFQGADNVSIKYYGRSLWPFSKSEESAKSLILGRWTQERYEAGEKITFPRLSLNPNSESDNNYRPSSLWIRDADYIRLKNLEIGYTFSKRITDKLHIEALRIFFSGTNLFTWTDVIDFDPEALSTTGNTEINTYPLQKVYNIGLNITF, from the coding sequence ATGATACACAAACGCACCGTCAGGCAACTCCTTGCCTTGTCGGTATTCCTTGTCGTTTCCGTCGTCTCGGCCCATGCCCAGGGGCTGAGCCTGGAGCTGAGGAATACCTCATTGAAGGAGGCGCTGACAACCATCGAAAAGGAATCCGGGTACATATTCCTTTACAACGCCAAATCGGTCGATCTGAACCAGCAGGTAAGCTGCTCGGTCCGGCATGCCTCCCTCGACGAAGTAATGAAGAGCATCCTGCCCGCCGGATTGACCTACGAAGTGAAGAACCGCCAGGTGGTCATCTACGGCGTCGCGGACGAACGCGGCACCCCAACCGACGTCAAACGCGTCGCCGAACGCCGCGAGGCCACCATCTCGGGCCGTGTGACCGACCACGCGGGTGAACCGCTCGTCGGCGTGAGCATCGTCGAAAAGGGCACCTACAACGGTACGGTCTCCGATGCCGACGGAGGATTCACCCTGCAACTCGAAAATGCCGCCAACGCCGTGCTCACGTTCAGCTACCTGGGATTCAACCCCCTCGAGTACAGCGTGGGCGCCCAGACCTCCGGCATCACCATCGTCCTCGAGGAGGATACCGTCATGCTCAACGACGTGGTGGTCATCGGATACGGCAAGCAACGCAAGGAGAGCGTCACGGCCGCCATCTCCACCATCGCCATGGACGACCTGGTCCAAACCCCGCAGGCCAACATCAGCAACATGCTCGTGGGCCGCATGCCCGGTCTGATCGCCACCCAGCGCAGCGGCGCCCCCGGCGAAGACTTCTCGGATCTCTACATCCGCGGCGTAAGCACCTTTACCGACAACTCCTCGCCGCTGATTATGGTCGACGGCGTCGAGCGTTCGAACTTCAACGGCATAGACCCGAACGAGATCGAATCGCTGAGCATCCTCAAGGATGCCTCCGCAACGGCCGTCTACGGTGTCAAGGGCGCCAACGGCGTCATTCTCATCACCACGAAAAAGGGTACGATCGGCGCACCGAAAATCAGCTACTCGTGCAACTTCGCCATCCAGCAGAGCACCAAACTCCCGAGCTACCTGAACAGCGCCCAGTACGCAACCCTCTACAACGAAGCCGGCGAGAACGACGCCCGCGTCACCGGTTCGGAGTACATCCCCCGCTTCACGGACAAGGACATCGAACTCTACGCCAACGGCTTCGACCCGATCCTGCACCCCAACACCGACTGGATCGGCAGCTTCATCAAGAACATCTCGACCCGCACCCAGCACAATGTCAACATCTCGGGCGGTATCGAGAAGGTGCAGTACTTCATCTCGGGAAGCTACTACGATCAGACCGGTATCTACAAAAATACGAAAATCGATTCGGACCACGACGTGAACCCCCGTGACACGAGGTACAACTTCCGCTCGAACTTCGACTTCCAGATCACCCGCGACTTCACGGCCCAGCTGCAACTGGCGGCCCAGATCGAGACCGTCGTCTCGCCGAGCGGCGGCAACAGCAGCATCTGGGAGGCCATCTCCTTCGCCAACCCGCTCTCCTCGCCCGGACTGGTCGACGGCAAGATCGTCAAGATCGAAAACGGCGTGGGCAGCGTCAACCCCTGGCAGGTGCTTCTGAGCAACGGCTACCGCAAGATGAGCAGCAACAACCTCAACTCCTCGCTGCGGCTGGACTACGACCTCTCGCACCTGGTCACCAAAGGGCTCTCCGTACACGGCCGCGTTGCCTACGACAGCTACTACTACAGCAGCCGGCGCTACTCGAAAAGCTTCCCCTACTACCTGGCTTCGCGTGACGTCGAAGACCCCGACTACATCCATCTGGTGCCGCAGTCCGAAGAGTCCGTCTGGTCGGTATCGAACAGCTGGAGCAAAAACCGCAAGGTCTATCTCGAGGCCGGCATCGACTACGACCGCACCTTCGGCGACCACAAGGTCACGGCGCTGCTGCTCTACAACCAGAGCAAATACTGGTCGCCCTCGCTGGCCTACTACGTGCCCAACGCCTATCAGGGTCTGGTAGGGCGTCTGACCTACGAATACGACTCGCGCTATCTGTTCGAGTTCGACATGGGATACAACGGCACGGAGAACTTCGCCAAGGGCAAGCGTTTCGGATTCTTCCCGGCCGTCTCCGCAGGCTGGATCCTCTCCGAGGAGCCCTGGATCCCGGACAACGACATCCTAACCTACATGAAGATCCGCGCCAGCTACGGTGAGGTCGGCAACGACCAGATCGGCGGCGAGCGCTTCCTCTACCTCCCCTCATCGTACGGTCCGGCCGACGACACGGCGGTCAACCGCTACAATTTCGGGATCTCGACGAATCCCAACAGCTCGCTGGCCATCATCGAAAACAAGATCGGCAATCCCGACCTTACGTGGGAACGCGCCCAGAAGACCAACGTCGGCATCGACTTCAACATGTTCAAGAACAAGCTCTCGGTCCAGTTCGACTGGTTCTACGAGTACCGCGACAACATCCTGGCCAACCGCTCGACCAGCCCCGTCATCATCGGAGCCAACCTCCCGGCCTACAACCTCGGCTCGATGAAGAACACCGGCTATGAGGCCGACGTGACGTGGCGCGACCGGATCGGAAAGGTCAACTACTGGGCCCGCTTCAACTGGTCGTTCGCACGCAATACGGTCCTCTACAAGGACGAGGTCGAAAAGGAGTTCCCCTACCAGATGGAGACCGGACGCCGCTACGGACAGTTCTACGGACTGATCTTCGACGGGTACTACAACACCTGGGAGGAGATCAACGCCTTGGACCGCCCCGTCAGCGCCTGGAACGGCAACAACCTCCAGCCCGGAGACTGCCGCTACGTCGACGTCAACAAGGACGGAAAGATCGACAATTACGACATGGTGCCCGTCGGATACTCCAACATCCCGGAGATCATCTACGGCATCTCGTTCGGGGTTTCGTGGAAGGGCATCGACTTCTCGGCCCTCTTCCAGGGCGCCGACAACGTCTCGATCAAGTACTACGGACGTTCGCTGTGGCCCTTCTCCAAGAGTGAGGAGAGCGCCAAGAGCCTGATCCTGGGACGATGGACCCAGGAGCGCTACGAAGCCGGCGAGAAGATCACCTTCCCGCGATTGTCGCTCAACCCCAACAGCGAATCGGACAACAACTACCGCCCCTCGTCGCTCTGGATCCGCGACGCCGACTACATCCGCCTGAAAAATCTCGAGATCGGCTACACGTTCAGCAAACGCATCACCGACAAACTCCATATCGAGGCGCTGCGCATCTTCTTCAGCGGCACCAACCTTTTCACCTGGACCGATGTGATCGATTTCGACCCGGAGGCCCTCTCCACCACCGGCAATACCGAAATCAACACCTATCCGTTGCAGAAAGTCTACAACATCGGATTGAACATTACATTCTGA
- a CDS encoding RagB/SusD family nutrient uptake outer membrane protein, producing MKKLYLFAAALLPALFQACDFLEAPPSTGLNEDGVFADRALAEQYITGIYAEGMPLGFSMGSSGIDRGLCATSTHAGACDEAESGTSWDKTNVSWNVNNHNNNDIDWEEDPRHNTRWSTIRKCNIVLERINEVPYDPGDPDFNSRSMGEAYFMRAIVFWEGVYRYGGLPIVDHRISGAETGKIPRSTFEECIEFIVQDCDKAAELLPVKYTNSTLVGRATRIAALALKSRVLLYAASPLFNTDSPYMSLGGENAKLTSYGNYDPERWKRAADAAKEALDAALDAGYALYRGGTPETNYEYVWTQPDNVEIILANKKYRNFSTSNNPITGNIPQWAGSSWSDGGLFATFNFVRKYEKRDGTPQTWSMEGGDDLLQKYAELDPRFAQTIGYQGSVWSDEIGKLDFLPTGAHYVSYDKTKHLVRKWVPRTLKATSPKNYTNMDWIVFRVAELYLNYAEALNEYKGPTAEAFAAVNEVRSRSGMPDFPQSLDQDQFREKLRNERAVELAFEDHRFWDIRRWMIAEQEGVMQGDMYGLQISAIVGSDEIHYKPYVFEKRLWNARSYLHPIKQNEIEKGYMLQNPGW from the coding sequence ATGAAAAAACTATACCTCTTTGCGGCAGCCCTCCTGCCGGCACTCTTCCAGGCCTGCGATTTCCTGGAGGCACCCCCTTCCACGGGGCTGAACGAGGACGGCGTGTTCGCCGACCGGGCCCTGGCCGAACAGTACATCACGGGCATTTACGCCGAAGGCATGCCCCTGGGATTCTCCATGGGTTCGTCGGGCATCGACCGGGGGCTGTGCGCCACCTCGACCCATGCCGGAGCCTGCGACGAGGCCGAATCCGGCACCTCGTGGGACAAAACCAACGTCTCCTGGAACGTGAACAACCACAACAACAACGACATCGACTGGGAGGAGGACCCCCGCCACAACACCCGCTGGAGCACCATCCGCAAGTGCAACATCGTGCTGGAGCGGATCAACGAAGTGCCGTACGACCCGGGAGACCCCGACTTCAACAGCCGGTCGATGGGCGAAGCCTACTTCATGCGGGCCATCGTCTTCTGGGAGGGTGTCTACCGCTACGGCGGACTCCCGATCGTCGACCACCGCATCTCGGGGGCCGAAACGGGCAAGATTCCCCGCAGCACCTTCGAAGAGTGCATCGAGTTCATCGTCCAGGACTGCGACAAGGCCGCCGAGTTGCTTCCCGTCAAATACACGAACAGCACGCTGGTGGGCCGCGCCACGCGCATCGCCGCTCTGGCCCTCAAGTCGCGAGTGCTGCTCTACGCCGCCAGCCCGCTCTTCAACACCGATTCGCCCTACATGTCGCTCGGCGGTGAGAACGCCAAACTGACCAGCTACGGAAACTACGACCCCGAGCGCTGGAAACGGGCCGCCGATGCCGCCAAGGAGGCCCTCGACGCCGCCCTCGACGCCGGGTACGCCCTCTACAGGGGAGGGACGCCCGAAACCAACTACGAATACGTCTGGACGCAGCCCGACAACGTCGAGATCATCCTGGCCAACAAGAAGTACCGGAACTTCAGCACCTCGAACAATCCCATCACGGGCAACATCCCCCAGTGGGCCGGCAGTTCGTGGTCGGACGGCGGTCTGTTCGCCACCTTCAACTTCGTGCGCAAATACGAGAAACGTGACGGCACACCCCAGACCTGGTCGATGGAGGGCGGCGACGACCTGCTGCAGAAATACGCCGAACTTGACCCGCGTTTCGCCCAAACCATCGGCTACCAGGGTTCGGTGTGGAGCGATGAAATCGGCAAACTCGACTTCCTGCCCACCGGCGCCCACTACGTCTCCTACGACAAGACCAAACACCTGGTCCGCAAATGGGTGCCCCGCACCCTGAAGGCCACCTCGCCGAAGAACTACACCAACATGGACTGGATCGTCTTCCGCGTCGCCGAACTCTATCTGAACTACGCCGAGGCCCTGAACGAATACAAGGGGCCAACGGCCGAAGCCTTCGCCGCCGTCAACGAGGTCCGCTCGCGCTCGGGCATGCCCGACTTCCCGCAATCGCTCGACCAGGACCAGTTCCGCGAGAAACTGCGCAACGAACGCGCCGTGGAGCTCGCCTTCGAAGACCACCGTTTCTGGGACATCCGCCGCTGGATGATCGCCGAACAGGAGGGCGTCATGCAGGGCGACATGTACGGCCTGCAGATCTCGGCCATCGTCGGCTCGGACGAAATCCACTACAAGCCCTATGTCTTCGAGAAACGACTCTGGAATGCCCGCTCCTATCTGCACCCGATCAAACAGAATGAAATCGAAAAGGGATACATGCTCCAGAACCCCGGTTGGTAG